One genomic region from Vitis riparia cultivar Riparia Gloire de Montpellier isolate 1030 chromosome 17, EGFV_Vit.rip_1.0, whole genome shotgun sequence encodes:
- the LOC117904364 gene encoding WUSCHEL-related homeobox 9-like isoform X2 — MASSNRHWPSMFKSKPCNTHHQWQHDINPSLISSGCHRPPYTSVPGCEERSPEPKPRWNPKPEQIRILEAIFNSGMVNPPRDEIRKIRAQLQEFGQVGDANVFYWFQNRKSRSKHKQRHLQTSKQQPQQTPPITSIASITPSSSSSSSEKSSPKESNKSLPLGSAGFIDVSNSPTAPLNQTYFQNSGEFLQEPLFFPVPQTAGSTVFSHGLCFSELSNVVQIPDQTVGAYSGLLLTELMNQGVSKKYDEEEKMKLQQQLSYTVATLPPTTSVPPPTTLTLPSTINQIQGVGESGALGPTSAAKSTVFINDVAFEVAVGPFNVREAFGDDAVLINSYGHPVLTNEWGATLQSLQHGAFYYLI, encoded by the exons atggcTTCATCTAATAGACACTGGCCCAGTATGTTTAAGTCCAAGCCCTGCAACACTCATCACCAATGGCAGCATGACATCAACCCATCTCTCATTTCAAGTGGATGCCACAGACCCCCTTACACATCAG TGCCTGGATGTGAAGAGCGGAGTCCGGAGCCAAAGCCGAGATGGAATCCAAAACCGGAGCAAATACGCATACTTGAAGCTATCTTCAACTCGGGCATGGTGAATCCTCCGAGGGATGAGATAAGGAAGATCAGAGCTCAATTACAGGAGTTCGGCCAAGTCGGCGACGCCAACGTCTTTTACTGGTTTCAGAACAGAAAATCAAGAAGCAAACACAAACAGCGCCACCTCCAAACCTCAAAACAACAGCCACAACAAACCCCTCCAATCACTTCCATTGCCTCTATAACTCCATCATCTTCGTCATCATCCTCTGAAAAATCATCCCCAAAAGAGTCAAACAAAAGCTTGCCATTGGGTTCTGCAGGCTTCATCGATGTTTCGAATTCTCCTACCGCCCCCCTGAACCAGACCTACTTTCAGAACTCAGGCGAGTTTCTGCAGGAACCTTTGTTCTTCCCGGTGCCACAGACCGCAGGGAGCACCGTGTTCTCCCATGGACTCTGCTTCTCTGAACTATCCAATGTTGTCCAAATTCCTGATCAGACGGTGGGAGCTTACTCGGGCCTTCTACTCACTGAATTGATGAATCAGGGAGTTTCTAAGAAATACGATGAAGAAGAGAAGATGAAGTTGCAACAACAACTGAGTTACACCGTAGCCACTCTTCCACCCACCACCAGCGTTCCGCCTCCCACTACGCTAACTCTTCCTTCCACCATCAACCAAATTCAAG GTGTTGGAGAATCGGGTGCACTGGGCCCTACCTCTGCGGCGAAATCAACGGTCTTCATTAACGACGTGGCTTTCGAGGTGGCAGTGGGCCCCTTCAACGTGCGTGAGGCTTTCGGGGACGACGCCGTTTTGATCAACTCCTACGGCCACCCTGTGCTCACCAATGAGTGGGGTGCCACCCTCCAGTCACTACAGCACGGCGCATTTTACTACCTG ATATAG
- the LOC117904364 gene encoding WUSCHEL-related homeobox 9-like isoform X1, with product MASSNRHWPSMFKSKPCNTHHQWQHDINPSLISSGCHRPPYTSVPGCEERSPEPKPRWNPKPEQIRILEAIFNSGMVNPPRDEIRKIRAQLQEFGQVGDANVFYWFQNRKSRSKHKQRHLQTSKQQPQQTPPITSIASITPSSSSSSSEKSSPKESNKSLPLGSAGFIDVSNSPTAPLNQTYFQNSGEFLQEPLFFPVPQTAGSTVFSHGLCFSELSNVVQIPDQTVGAYSGLLLTELMNQGVSKKYDEEEKMKLQQQLSYTVATLPPTTSVPPPTTLTLPSTINQIQGVGESGALGPTSAAKSTVFINDVAFEVAVGPFNVREAFGDDAVLINSYGHPVLTNEWGATLQSLQHGAFYYLVRTLSPSFCEKHESTELIW from the exons atggcTTCATCTAATAGACACTGGCCCAGTATGTTTAAGTCCAAGCCCTGCAACACTCATCACCAATGGCAGCATGACATCAACCCATCTCTCATTTCAAGTGGATGCCACAGACCCCCTTACACATCAG TGCCTGGATGTGAAGAGCGGAGTCCGGAGCCAAAGCCGAGATGGAATCCAAAACCGGAGCAAATACGCATACTTGAAGCTATCTTCAACTCGGGCATGGTGAATCCTCCGAGGGATGAGATAAGGAAGATCAGAGCTCAATTACAGGAGTTCGGCCAAGTCGGCGACGCCAACGTCTTTTACTGGTTTCAGAACAGAAAATCAAGAAGCAAACACAAACAGCGCCACCTCCAAACCTCAAAACAACAGCCACAACAAACCCCTCCAATCACTTCCATTGCCTCTATAACTCCATCATCTTCGTCATCATCCTCTGAAAAATCATCCCCAAAAGAGTCAAACAAAAGCTTGCCATTGGGTTCTGCAGGCTTCATCGATGTTTCGAATTCTCCTACCGCCCCCCTGAACCAGACCTACTTTCAGAACTCAGGCGAGTTTCTGCAGGAACCTTTGTTCTTCCCGGTGCCACAGACCGCAGGGAGCACCGTGTTCTCCCATGGACTCTGCTTCTCTGAACTATCCAATGTTGTCCAAATTCCTGATCAGACGGTGGGAGCTTACTCGGGCCTTCTACTCACTGAATTGATGAATCAGGGAGTTTCTAAGAAATACGATGAAGAAGAGAAGATGAAGTTGCAACAACAACTGAGTTACACCGTAGCCACTCTTCCACCCACCACCAGCGTTCCGCCTCCCACTACGCTAACTCTTCCTTCCACCATCAACCAAATTCAAG GTGTTGGAGAATCGGGTGCACTGGGCCCTACCTCTGCGGCGAAATCAACGGTCTTCATTAACGACGTGGCTTTCGAGGTGGCAGTGGGCCCCTTCAACGTGCGTGAGGCTTTCGGGGACGACGCCGTTTTGATCAACTCCTACGGCCACCCTGTGCTCACCAATGAGTGGGGTGCCACCCTCCAGTCACTACAGCACGGCGCATTTTACTACCTGGTGCGCACCTTAAGCCCATCATTCTGTGAAAAGCATGAGAGTACAGAGCTGATTTGGTAG